CCGGCGGCGAGGGGTCGACCGACGCCTTCGAGTACGCCCGCTTCGTCAAGGGGGCGATGGACCTTGCCGGCTTTTCTACCGCCGTCGCCGTGGGAAGCTCGATGGGGGGCGCCGTCGCCCAGGCGCTGGCCCTCGACTACCCGCAAGCCGTCTCCGGCCTAGTGCTCCTCGGGACCGGGGCAAAGCTCCCCTGCGCCCCGATCATCTTCGAGACGATCATGACCGACTACGCGAAATTCCTCGACATGGCGGGGGAGATGGCCTACGGCCCGAAGGCGGAGAGGGCCGTAATCGCAAGGCACAGGGAGATAGCGGCCCGAATAAGGCCGGAGGTGGCTAACTGTGACTTCACCGCCTGTAGCAGCTTCGACTCCAGGGAGAGGCTTAACGAGATCAAGGCGCCGACGCTGGTCATGTGCGGTGAGGCGGACTACATGATGCCGGCCAAGTTCTCCGCCTACCTCGCCGAGAATATCAAGAACTCGAGGCTCGTCACCCTTCCCGACGTTGGCCACCACCTTATGGCGGAGGCGAGGGACGAGTTCAGGAGTCACGTGACGGATTTTCTCAAAGAGATATTT
The window above is part of the Candidatus Zymogenus saltonus genome. Proteins encoded here:
- a CDS encoding alpha/beta hydrolase produces the protein MLLMKKEGAKGSVVFIHPAGSSGEIWRDDAQYFSRRYNTMTMDLPGRGATGGEGSTDAFEYARFVKGAMDLAGFSTAVAVGSSMGGAVAQALALDYPQAVSGLVLLGTGAKLPCAPIIFETIMTDYAKFLDMAGEMAYGPKAERAVIARHREIAARIRPEVANCDFTACSSFDSRERLNEIKAPTLVMCGEADYMMPAKFSAYLAENIKNSRLVTLPDVGHHLMAEARDEFRSHVTDFLKEIF